One Sandaracinaceae bacterium genomic window, GCGACCAAGATCGGCCGGCGGTTCTCGCTCGTGCCGAGAGAGCTGACGCGGGAGACCTCTCTGTCGGCCGCGGCGTCGGGCGCGCTCACCGTCGGCACGCGCACGCTCCGCGTCGGCTCGTGCCGCTACGACCCCGCCGAGGAGCTGCTCTGGATCCGGTCGCGCCTCGGGGTCCCCCAGACCGTCGTCCGCGCGAGCCGCGATCAGGCGTGGGAGATCGTGCGCGCGCTCCAGCGGCCGGAGCTGGGCGTCCGCACGCTGCGCTGCGCGTCCGGCGTCATGGCGCTCCCGTGGCTCGGCTTCCCGCTGACGCTCCTGGTGGTCTTCTCCGCGTCCCTCGGGCTGGCCCTCGCCTACGCCGCGCCGCTCCACATCGGCCTGCCGGCGTGCGCCCTGACCCTGGCCCTCGCCGTGTTCTCGCTCTGGCCGGCCCGCCTGCATGTCGACGAAGAGCGCGTGGAGTGGCGATGGTGGGGCTGGTCCCGGCGCGTGGCGCTCGCGGCGCTGGCGTCCGTGGCGGTCACGCGCGAGGCGCTCGTCCTCACCGATCGCAGCGGAGACGCGCATCGCCTCCGCCTCCGGCATGCCCTCGTCCGCAACGAGACGCTCGACGCCCAGGGCGCCAACGCCATCCGCGCCTTCGCCGACTACGTCGACAGCCTGAGACGAGCTAGCTAGCGCCGCGGCGATCACGCGTGCATCCTCGCGCCCGTGAAGATCGCGACCCTCTTCGTCTCCTCGGCGCTCGTCGCGTGCGGCGCCCCCTCCCAGCCGCCTCGGACCGCGACGCCAGCGAGCTCGACCGCCGACGCGCCGCCCTCCGATTCGCCGCCCTCCGATAGGCCGTCTCCGCTGCCGATCCTGCTCCTGGTCGGCGGCCCCGGCGCGGAGGGCGAGCTGCTCCGCGTGGAGCCGGAAGGGGGCCCGCCGCGGCCCCTCGGCCTCCGCGCCGAGGCTGGCTACACCGGCTCGATCGAGCAGGGCTCCACGGCCCCCGTGCTCTCGTTCGACGGACGGTGGGTCGCGTACGTGCACGACCGCGAGGCGTGGGTCGCGCGCGCCGACGGCTCGGACGCGCGGGCCATCACGTCCTTCGACGCCGAAGGCGCGGAGGTCCTCCTCGCGGGCTGGACGCCCGACTCGCGCGGCCTGCTCCTCGGGCTCTGGGCGGAGGACACCGAGGACGGCCCCGCGCCGCCCGAAGACGCGCCGCTCGGCTTCCACCTCTGGAGCGTGGACGGCGGGCTCACCGCGCAGCCCGCGCTCTCCGCGTTCGTGGGCTTCACCGACGCGGGCGACGCGCTCTTCACCCGCAGTAGCGAGGGCCGCATCGAGCTCCTCGCGCAGCCGCTCGCCGGAGGTGACGCCCGCGTCGTCCACACCACCACCGCGTCGACGCTCGGACAGATCTCGCGCGGCGCGTCCGGCATGGTCTGGAGCGAGGCCCCGAACCTCGTGCGCGCCGATCGCGGCGAGGCCCCGCGCGTCGTCGTCGAGGGCGAGTGGGCCGAGTACCAGTGGCCGCAGCTCGGCCCGCGTGGAGAGGGCATCGCGTACATCCACCGCGTGGACGACGTCGATCACGTCGAGGTGCGCGACGCGGACGGCTCCACCCAGCGCCCGCACCGCTGCGAGAACCCGTGTCGCGCGCGCTGGCACGACGCCGACACCCTCCTCGTCTCCGACGGACGCGTGCTCCTCGTGCCGCTCGACGGCGGCGAGACGCGCGCCCTCACCGACGGCCCGGCCGAGTTCGTCGACGTCGGCGTCGGCCGCTGAGACGCAGGCCTCAGCGCGAGGGCGCGGGCGCCGCCATCAGCTGGTCGCCGAAGGTGGCCTTGAAGAGCAGGTCGAGCGCCCTCAGCGCGCTCGGGCCGAGGTGGTGCGTCCGGAGGCCCACGCCCGCGTCGTGCATGGGGGAGATGCGTCGGTCGATCTTGGTGCGGTCGAAGTCGATCAGGCCCGCGTCACGCATCTGTCGGTGCAGCACCGTGATCGGATACGGCGCGAGGAAGCCGTAGCGCACGAAGTCGGGTCGAGCCTCCAGCAGGAAGCGCACGAGACGAAGGTAGGTGCGCAAGGAATCTTTCGGAAACCCGAACATCACGTAGGCGGCGCTCTGGAGCCCGGCTTCACGCGTCAGCTCGAAGGCGCGCCGCGCGTCCGCCACGGTGTGCCCCTTCTGCACCTGGGCGAGCACGGCGTCGTCGCCGCTCTCGACCCCGTAGTAGATCGTCTTGCATCCGGCGTCGCGCATCGACCGCAGCATCGGTCGGGTCACGAGGTCGGGCTTCCCTTCGCAGAGCCAGTGGAGGTCGAGACCCGCCTCGACGATCGCCTCGGAGACGCGATGCCCGTGCGCGTTGGTGAAGATCTCGTCGAAGACGAAGAAGTCCCTGCAGCCGAACCGGCGACCCAGGAGACGGATCTCTTCGAGGACGTTGCGCGGATCGCGCCTGCGGAACCGGAACGGGCGCTCGTCGACGCCACCCACCATGCAGAACGTGCAGGAGTAGGGGCAGCCGCGGCTCGAGGTCACGAAGTAGCCGCTGCGCACGCCGTAGTAGGGCAGCGTGTACTGCTTCCCCCACAGCGGCGGCATCACGTCGAGGTCGGGGAGTGGGTGCCGGTCGAGATCCTCGACCACGCGGATGAACCCCGCCACCTGGCCCGGGACCGACATGCCCGCGATCTCGCCCAGCTCCACGCCGTCCGCGATCTCCTCCGCGAAGGCGTCGATCTCGCCGCACGCGATGGCGTCGAGGTACGGGAGCTCCTCGAAGATCTGCGCCTCCGCGTGGACCGCGCCGCGGCACGCCAGGACGATGCGGACGTGCGGGTGTGCGGCCTTGTAGCGTGCGGCGACCTCGAGCTCGTGCTCGAGGATGTCGATGATGCCCTTGACGACGATGACGTCCGGGCGCTGGGCCTCGATCCGACGGTGCGTCTCGTCGGCCGTCAGGTCCTCCGCGTTCGCGTCGATCATCGCCACGTCCGCCCGGTCGCGCGCCGCCGCCGCGAAGTACCCGAGATCCATCGGCGGGATGTGGTTCCCCTGCACGAAGAGATACTCGCTGCGGAACATCCGGAAGACCGTGATGCCCCGGTACCGGGGCGGGTTGAGCAGGGTGATCCGCAGGCGATCGCGCAGCCCGCGCGGACGGGACTCGGGCCCCGAAGGCGCCATGGGGAGGCCGCGCCGCGTGCGTCGGGTCTCCGCGCTCGGCGGGCCGACCTGGTTGGTCCGCTCGACGGCGGTGGGGGCAGGCTCCGCGCTCCGTCGCTCCAGCTCGGCGGCCAGCCGGAGTGTGGTCTTCAGCGCCGGCCGCACCACGCGCGCCACCCGCCGCGCCGCCGCTCGCCAGCTCGCCTCGCCCTGCGTGGTCACGCGTCCTCGCCTTCGTGGTGGATCCCGATCCGCCTGAGCCTCTCCCGCGCCGACTCCCCGTACAGGTGCCCGTATCCCTTCACGAAGCCGTAGACGCAGACCACGAGGGTAGCGTCCACCGCGAAGAGCACGCAGTACCCCACCGTCATCAGGTACCAGTAGAGGTGCTGTTGCTCGAAGAACCATCGAACCGCGCGCGGTGCCCGCATGGAGGTGTACTGAAGCAAATCATGCGACACCCCGAGCGGGACGAGCACGGCGAGGAAGTACCCGAAGACCCAGGGGTGCTCCCCGACGGAGGGACCGTGGACCAGCACGAAGCCGAGCAGCGCCGCGCCCATCACCCCGTGGTTGGGGCCGTCGATGCGCCCTCGGAGCACCCAGCTGATCAAGACGGCGAGCCAGAGGAGGTGGATGGCGTCGTTGCCCAGGGCGAGCATGCCGACGCAGAGCCCGGCGGAGACGACGCCGGTCGCCAGCGCGGCGTGGCGGAACCAGACGTAGCCGTGCTCCTGGAGCAGATCGCTGAGCTTCAACACCACGCCGAACGCGAAGCTCACCGCGGCCATGCCCAGCACCTGGGCCAGGTACTCCAACGGGATGCTCATTTGACGTCACACCGAGGTCGGTGGTCCGCAGGGTCCCGCGGCGCCTCCGCCTCCCCGCCCCGCGTCACGCTCGTCCGATTCGCCGCACGCCTCCAAAATAGCAGCACGTGGTGCCGGACGGGAACACCGAACCCACGCCGGTCAGCGACCTCCTCGTCCAGCGCGACGTCGCGAGAGGAGGGCGCGCAGCCCAGGTGTGGTGGGATGCAACACCAGTGAGGCGATGAGCAGCGCCACCAGGAGCGCGGACAGTCGCCACCCGAGCGAGGTCCAGGGCGCGGGTGTGTACGTGGAGAGGGCCCAGGTGGAGATCCCGGCCGCGGCCAGGAGGAGCCCGAGCACGCGGACGCTCGACAGCCGCGCCCTCCAGAACCGACGGAGGAGCCCATGGCAGGCGACCAGCGCCGCGCACGCCGCGATCAAGCGGCTCGCGCCCAGCCCCTCCAGCCCGAACGCGGGCGCCGACGCGATCGCCAAGGCCGCGAAGGCGGAGAGCTCGAGGAGCGCGGCCACGGAGAGGATCCAGGTCTTCTCCACGAGCCCGACCGCGAGCCCGAGGAAACGGAACATCGCGTGTCCAGCTTCCGCGAAGGCGAAGAACGGGACGAGCGTCACCGCGGCTGCGTACTCGGCGGGCCCGAGCAGCTGCACCAGCTCCGGCGCGACCGCGGCCATCGTCATCGCGATGGCCGTCACGACGAACGCGAAGGAGCGAA contains:
- a CDS encoding radical SAM protein; translation: MTTQGEASWRAAARRVARVVRPALKTTLRLAAELERRSAEPAPTAVERTNQVGPPSAETRRTRRGLPMAPSGPESRPRGLRDRLRITLLNPPRYRGITVFRMFRSEYLFVQGNHIPPMDLGYFAAAARDRADVAMIDANAEDLTADETHRRIEAQRPDVIVVKGIIDILEHELEVAARYKAAHPHVRIVLACRGAVHAEAQIFEELPYLDAIACGEIDAFAEEIADGVELGEIAGMSVPGQVAGFIRVVEDLDRHPLPDLDVMPPLWGKQYTLPYYGVRSGYFVTSSRGCPYSCTFCMVGGVDERPFRFRRRDPRNVLEEIRLLGRRFGCRDFFVFDEIFTNAHGHRVSEAIVEAGLDLHWLCEGKPDLVTRPMLRSMRDAGCKTIYYGVESGDDAVLAQVQKGHTVADARRAFELTREAGLQSAAYVMFGFPKDSLRTYLRLVRFLLEARPDFVRYGFLAPYPITVLHRQMRDAGLIDFDRTKIDRRISPMHDAGVGLRTHHLGPSALRALDLLFKATFGDQLMAAPAPSR